The Deinococcus taeanensis genome has a window encoding:
- a CDS encoding IS6 family transposase has protein sequence MSGQKLPGYRFPLAVIGYAVWMYHRFTLSYRDVEELLLERGICVTRESIRSWCIKFSDLFAQGLRHREPRRGSRWHLDEMCVDVGGVKHWLWRAVEEHGAVLDVLLQQHRDTEAAKVFFSRLLREYDVPEIIHTDKLWSYGAAIRELPVLHAVEHIQVISTARCNNLIEQSHRPTRRQERQQWGFRSRPRAQGFLDLHARVSNLHHSARSTLPASQRRSLQEEAFKTWQQVVQQAA, from the coding sequence TTGAGCGGTCAGAAGCTCCCCGGCTACCGGTTCCCCCTGGCGGTCATCGGCTACGCGGTGTGGATGTACCACCGCTTCACCCTGAGTTACCGAGATGTCGAAGAACTGCTGCTGGAGCGGGGCATCTGCGTGACCCGTGAATCCATCCGCTCGTGGTGCATCAAGTTCAGCGATCTCTTCGCCCAGGGCCTCCGTCACCGGGAACCACGACGTGGTTCCCGGTGGCACCTTGATGAAATGTGCGTGGACGTCGGCGGTGTCAAACACTGGCTGTGGCGGGCGGTCGAAGAACACGGAGCCGTGTTGGACGTCTTGTTGCAGCAACACCGTGACACGGAGGCCGCCAAAGTGTTCTTCTCCCGGCTTCTGAGGGAGTACGACGTGCCGGAGATCATTCACACCGACAAGCTCTGGAGCTATGGTGCGGCCATCCGGGAACTCCCCGTGCTCCACGCTGTGGAGCACATCCAAGTGATCTCCACCGCCCGTTGCAACAATTTGATCGAGCAATCCCACCGCCCCACACGACGGCAGGAACGTCAGCAGTGGGGGTTCAGATCACGACCACGAGCGCAGGGCTTCCTCGACCTGCACGCTCGAGTCTCGAACCTTCACCATTCCGCTCGCTCCACCCTCCCGGCTTCCCAACGCCGTTCTCTCCAAGAAGAGGCCTTCAAGACGTGGCAGCAGGTCGTGCAACAGGCGGCTTGA
- a CDS encoding macro domain-containing protein, with translation MTRMLTYRTGDATQPEGTDPRVLVHVCNDQGHWGAGFVLALSRRFKAPEATYRAWAKGQATGEEPFELGRVQFVEVEPTFWVANLIGPHDIARQARPTRVPPVRYDAIREGLNRVRAFAQEHQASVHMPRIGAGLAGGNWTVIEGIVQEELTGQGVRVTVYDLPPRP, from the coding sequence ATGACTCGCATGCTGACCTACCGCACCGGCGATGCCACGCAACCTGAAGGCACGGACCCCAGGGTGCTGGTCCACGTCTGCAACGATCAGGGCCATTGGGGCGCCGGCTTTGTCCTGGCCCTGTCCCGACGCTTTAAGGCCCCCGAGGCCACCTACCGTGCTTGGGCGAAGGGGCAGGCCACGGGCGAGGAGCCGTTCGAACTGGGCCGCGTGCAGTTCGTGGAAGTGGAACCCACCTTCTGGGTTGCGAACCTGATCGGGCCGCACGACATCGCCCGTCAGGCGCGCCCGACCCGCGTGCCGCCAGTCCGGTACGACGCGATCCGGGAGGGGCTCAACCGGGTCCGTGCCTTCGCCCAGGAGCATCAGGCGAGCGTGCACATGCCCCGCATCGGTGCCGGCCTTGCAGGCGGGAACTGGACGGTGATCGAGGGCATCGTGCAGGAAGAACTGACGGGCCAGGGCGTAAGGGTCACGGTGTACGACCTCCCACCGCGTCCGTGA
- a CDS encoding ATP-grasp domain-containing protein, with product MLLFPAEPFAGRVPDEAYADELQEAERHDLSAALLDFEALESGDVKQALRWVPAAAEPGVAVFRGWMMKPETYATLYDALKARGWHLVNTPEQYVYAHHLPRSYGDIADVTPATDWVAAATPAEVDREEVKAILESFGPQPLIVKDYVKSRKHEWDEACFIPDATDIEPAMQVIETFLSRQGEQFQGGVVLRAFEPFKALGTHSRSGMPLTQEYRLFVHDGEVISSDMYWEEGDYPEAALPLERFVEVARRVNSRLFTMDVAQREDGEWLVVELGDGQVAGLPERADRAQLYGALAHLLSKTTRSE from the coding sequence ATGCTGCTGTTCCCCGCTGAACCCTTTGCCGGGCGTGTCCCGGACGAGGCCTACGCCGACGAGCTCCAGGAAGCCGAACGTCATGACCTGAGCGCCGCGCTGCTGGATTTCGAGGCACTCGAAAGCGGAGACGTCAAGCAGGCGCTGCGCTGGGTGCCGGCCGCGGCCGAACCTGGCGTGGCGGTGTTCCGGGGCTGGATGATGAAGCCTGAAACGTACGCCACCCTGTATGACGCGCTGAAGGCACGCGGGTGGCACCTCGTGAACACGCCCGAGCAGTACGTGTACGCGCATCACCTTCCTCGGTCGTACGGCGACATCGCGGATGTGACGCCTGCCACCGACTGGGTGGCCGCAGCGACACCCGCCGAGGTCGATCGTGAGGAGGTGAAGGCCATCCTCGAATCGTTCGGCCCGCAGCCACTCATCGTCAAGGATTACGTGAAGTCCCGCAAACATGAATGGGACGAAGCCTGCTTCATCCCAGATGCCACGGACATTGAACCGGCGATGCAGGTGATCGAAACCTTCCTCAGCCGGCAGGGCGAGCAGTTCCAGGGCGGAGTGGTCCTGCGCGCCTTCGAGCCCTTCAAGGCGCTCGGCACGCATTCCCGCAGCGGCATGCCCCTCACCCAGGAATACCGCCTGTTTGTCCATGACGGGGAGGTGATCAGCAGCGACATGTACTGGGAAGAAGGCGATTACCCCGAAGCAGCCCTCCCCCTGGAGCGTTTTGTAGAGGTCGCGCGCCGTGTGAACAGCCGCCTGTTCACGATGGACGTGGCGCAGCGCGAGGACGGGGAGTGGCTGGTCGTGGAGCTCGGCGATGGTCAGGTGGCGGGCTTGCCGGAACGGGCGGACCGGGCGCAGTTGTACGGTGCGCTCGCGCACCTGCTGTCAAAAACGACCAGGAGTGAGTGA
- a CDS encoding ATP-binding protein, with amino-acid sequence MTASPAPSVTPRLSSGLLRQLPTRFFGGLPATIQELLQNALRAGAITVDFTLDGLVLRVRDNGQGLHDPQLLMTAGESGWGAEVINPAGLGVAVAGVGREAEQALKGETLECGALFGCPGLFACHRPEAEAAQAYDGEAGGDVAGERRDLHGRASAEQQVEPGGIHPVLDGHLGCGKLSTSKKQRGPEHAGGLTFKPPVARPAATS; translated from the coding sequence ATGACTGCATCCCCCGCACCTTCCGTCACCCCTCGCCTCAGCAGCGGCCTGCTGCGTCAACTGCCCACGCGTTTTTTCGGGGGGCTGCCCGCCACCATTCAGGAACTGCTGCAAAACGCGCTGCGCGCCGGCGCGATCACTGTCGACTTCACGCTGGACGGCCTGGTGCTGCGCGTACGCGACAACGGCCAGGGCCTTCACGACCCGCAACTCCTGATGACCGCCGGGGAGAGCGGCTGGGGCGCCGAGGTCATCAACCCGGCCGGTCTGGGCGTGGCGGTTGCTGGGGTCGGGCGGGAGGCGGAGCAGGCTCTGAAGGGAGAGACCCTGGAGTGTGGAGCGCTGTTCGGATGTCCAGGCTTGTTCGCGTGTCACCGCCCAGAGGCTGAGGCCGCCCAGGCCTACGATGGCGAGGCCGGCGGTGACGTGGCGGGTGAGCGGCGTGATCTGCATGGGAGGGCCTCAGCGGAGCAGCAGGTTGAACCGGGCGGTATCCACCCGGTTCTTGACGGTCACCTGGGTTGTGGCAAGTTGTCGACCTCAAAGAAGCAGAGGGGACCCGAGCACGCAGGCGGCCTGACCTTCAAGCCGCCTGTTGCACGACCTGCTGCCACGTCTTGA
- a CDS encoding cysteine protease StiP domain-containing protein: MNHTFPPQDVTFHLDTGSPRLVSVTEKETLIHRGESCGTLLVPEEAPVWGEHFDRTLQTFAPRTAGLVAGVTRQIMEHHAAPVLVSLARGGTPAVVLIRREARRLGLDWPYHSVSIMRGEGLDVHAYREVLGAHPEREVVFVDGWTGQGSIQAALNASVSGVRLAVLSDPAGVSTYAGTYEDVLIPHALLNATVCGLLSRTFLQGRGRHAVILEKRLKEHDRTAAYLDAVSHATPVPQERGRRPGNPVAYTLAIAGMYGVTDSHRITPSVGEASRALLRRAPCELLLRQWGHPDTQHLEDVARRRGVAVYVHSDLPYQACILMQ, from the coding sequence GTGAACCACACCTTTCCCCCGCAGGACGTGACCTTCCACCTGGACACCGGTTCGCCCCGCCTGGTCAGCGTCACCGAAAAAGAAACGCTGATCCACCGCGGCGAATCCTGTGGCACCTTGCTCGTACCGGAGGAGGCGCCCGTCTGGGGTGAGCATTTCGACCGGACACTCCAGACTTTCGCCCCCCGCACGGCCGGGCTCGTCGCGGGCGTCACTCGGCAGATCATGGAACATCACGCGGCCCCGGTGCTGGTCTCCCTCGCCCGAGGGGGCACGCCCGCTGTGGTCCTGATTCGCCGCGAAGCGCGCCGACTGGGCCTGGACTGGCCATACCACAGTGTCAGCATCATGCGCGGGGAGGGACTCGACGTGCACGCGTACCGTGAGGTGCTCGGCGCCCACCCGGAGCGGGAGGTCGTCTTCGTGGACGGGTGGACCGGCCAGGGCAGCATCCAGGCCGCCCTGAACGCCAGCGTGAGTGGCGTGCGGCTGGCGGTCTTGAGCGACCCGGCGGGTGTCAGCACGTACGCAGGCACCTACGAGGACGTGCTGATTCCGCACGCGCTGCTGAACGCCACCGTGTGCGGGCTGCTCTCGCGCACTTTCCTGCAGGGCAGGGGCCGTCACGCCGTGATCCTCGAGAAGCGCTTGAAGGAACACGACCGCACCGCCGCTTACCTGGACGCAGTCAGTCACGCCACGCCCGTTCCGCAGGAGCGCGGCCGCCGCCCGGGTAACCCCGTCGCGTACACCCTGGCGATCGCCGGAATGTACGGGGTCACCGACTCGCACCGCATCACACCCAGTGTCGGCGAGGCGTCCCGCGCCCTGCTGCGCCGCGCGCCCTGCGAACTCCTGCTGCGCCAGTGGGGTCACCCGGACACCCAGCACCTCGAAGACGTCGCCCGCCGTCGCGGCGTCGCGGTGTACGTTCATTCTGACTTGCCGTACCAAGCCTGCATCCTGATGCAGTAA
- a CDS encoding integrase core domain-containing protein — protein sequence MRDHQHSAPARCAKQQHRDALYEKVRQAALQHPTSGYRLLYQELKAQGEEIGLHKIRVALGELHLHPPLPRKTRKPSPKVSAPQDWPEGRRVQIDATRLSLPDGVCWIYFVLDVTSRVVLASRVVRSLSMHLAKLTLDEAVAVLRAQGHHKRILVQSDGGSDFTSDLFQQGCLMYGNWVRCKVSQPGGTGILERLNRTYKYQFAFRQDWQSMADVRAAMPDFHRWYNHERRHSALGYATPWSTLTLSANARNAA from the coding sequence ATGCGGGACCATCAGCACAGCGCGCCCGCGCGCTGTGCCAAGCAGCAGCACCGTGACGCACTGTACGAGAAGGTACGCCAGGCGGCGTTGCAGCATCCAACGTCTGGATACCGGCTGCTGTATCAGGAACTCAAAGCTCAGGGCGAAGAGATTGGCCTGCACAAGATCCGTGTCGCACTCGGCGAATTGCACCTTCACCCACCGCTGCCTCGAAAGACCCGGAAACCTTCCCCGAAGGTTTCCGCACCACAAGACTGGCCGGAAGGTCGACGGGTGCAGATTGACGCGACACGGCTGTCGCTGCCCGACGGGGTCTGTTGGATTTACTTCGTGCTGGACGTTACCTCGCGGGTGGTGCTGGCCAGCCGGGTGGTACGGAGCCTGTCGATGCACCTCGCCAAACTGACGCTCGACGAGGCGGTCGCCGTGCTGCGTGCTCAGGGCCACCACAAGCGCATCCTGGTCCAGAGTGATGGAGGCAGTGATTTCACCAGTGACCTCTTTCAACAGGGCTGTTTGATGTACGGCAACTGGGTGCGCTGCAAAGTGTCTCAGCCGGGAGGAACCGGTATCCTCGAACGCCTCAACCGGACCTACAAATACCAGTTCGCCTTCCGCCAGGACTGGCAGTCCATGGCCGATGTCCGGGCCGCCATGCCGGACTTTCACCGCTGGTACAACCACGAGCGCCGTCATTCGGCGCTCGGCTACGCCACGCCTTGGTCTACACTCACCTTATCGGCGAATGCTCGCAACGCCGCTTGA
- a CDS encoding transposase: MGKQRKTWSTDVKEAIVLSVLRGELGVAEAARQHGANESLIHTWKTQFLEAGRARLSGDRPDQGVTILERENDRLKRIVAEKELELDIARKVRRL, encoded by the coding sequence ATGGGGAAACAGCGAAAAACCTGGAGCACCGACGTCAAAGAAGCCATCGTCCTCAGCGTGCTGCGGGGCGAACTCGGAGTCGCGGAGGCAGCCCGTCAGCATGGAGCCAACGAGAGCCTGATCCACACCTGGAAAACACAGTTTCTGGAGGCGGGCCGTGCCCGCCTCTCTGGTGACCGACCAGACCAGGGCGTGACCATCCTGGAACGGGAGAATGACCGTCTCAAACGCATCGTGGCCGAAAAGGAACTGGAGCTCGATATTGCGCGAAAAGTGCGACGGCTCTGA
- a CDS encoding IS6 family transposase → MSGQKLPGYRFPLAVISYAVWLYHRFTLSYRDVEELLLERGIAVTRESIRTWCIKFSDPFAQGLRHREPRRGSRWHLDEMCVDVGGVKHWLWRAVDEHGAVLDVLLQEQRDTEAARSFFHRLLEEYDVPEVIHTDKLRSDGAALREFPVLHSVEHVQIVSTARCNNLIEQSHRPTRRQEHQQRGFRSRQRAQGFLNLHARITNLHHPARSTVPARHRRHHQQTAFKTWQETVRQAA, encoded by the coding sequence CTGAGCGGTCAGAAACTCCCTGGTTACCGATTCCCCCTTGCGGTGATCAGTTACGCCGTCTGGCTCTACCACCGCTTTACCCTGAGCTACCGGGACGTCGAGGAACTCTTGCTGGAACGGGGCATCGCCGTCACCCGCGAGTCCATTCGGACCTGGTGTATCAAGTTCAGCGACCCCTTTGCCCAGGGTCTACGCCATCGAGAACCCCGACGGGGTTCCCGGTGGCACCTTGACGAGATGTGCGTGGACGTGGGCGGTGTCAAACACTGGCTGTGGCGGGCCGTCGACGAACACGGAGCCGTGCTGGACGTCCTCCTTCAGGAACAACGCGACACCGAGGCCGCCAGATCGTTCTTCCACCGATTGCTGGAGGAATACGACGTGCCGGAGGTCATCCATACCGACAAGCTTCGGAGTGACGGCGCAGCTCTTCGGGAATTTCCTGTGCTCCACAGCGTGGAGCACGTCCAGATCGTCTCCACGGCCCGCTGTAACAACCTGATCGAACAATCCCACCGCCCGACACGACGCCAGGAACATCAGCAGCGAGGTTTCCGGTCACGGCAGCGGGCACAAGGTTTTCTCAACCTGCACGCCCGCATCACGAATCTTCACCATCCTGCTCGCTCCACCGTTCCCGCTCGCCACCGGCGTCACCACCAACAGACCGCCTTCAAGACGTGGCAAGAAACCGTGCGGCAGGCGGCCTGA
- a CDS encoding IS6 family transposase, translated as MSDRKPYRHRFPLSIIGYALWLDHRFPLSQRDVQELLHERGVQVSHETLRQWNIKFAPLLTEELRHREPRRGSRWHLDEVCVKVGGVKHWLWRAVDEYGAVLDILLQEHRETEAARSFFIRLLGEYRVPEAIHTDKLWSDGAALRQLPVLHTVEHVQVVSTARCNTLIAQSHRPTRQQERSHIGFKRRQRTQEFLALHARVSNLHRHTRTTVSAARRRSNQTVALRLWREAMQQAA; from the coding sequence GTGAGTGACCGGAAGCCGTATCGCCATCGTTTTCCCCTGAGCATCATCGGCTATGCCCTGTGGCTCGACCACCGCTTCCCGCTCAGCCAGCGTGACGTGCAGGAGCTGCTCCACGAGCGCGGTGTTCAGGTCAGCCACGAGACCCTCCGCCAGTGGAACATCAAGTTCGCGCCGCTCCTCACCGAAGAATTGCGCCACCGAGAACCCCGGCGGGGTTCTCGGTGGCATCTCGACGAGGTCTGCGTCAAGGTCGGTGGGGTCAAGCATTGGTTGTGGCGCGCGGTCGACGAATACGGGGCCGTACTCGACATCCTCCTTCAGGAACACCGAGAGACCGAGGCAGCCAGGTCCTTTTTCATCCGCCTGCTCGGTGAATATCGCGTTCCTGAGGCCATTCACACCGATAAGCTCTGGAGCGACGGGGCAGCGCTGCGTCAGCTTCCCGTGCTCCACACCGTGGAGCACGTTCAGGTCGTCTCCACTGCGCGCTGCAACACCCTGATTGCGCAATCCCATCGACCCACACGGCAGCAGGAACGGAGTCACATCGGCTTCAAACGACGACAGCGAACGCAGGAATTCCTGGCCCTGCACGCCCGAGTCTCGAACCTTCACCGCCACACCCGAACAACCGTTTCCGCCGCCAGGAGAAGAAGCAACCAAACCGTAGCCCTGCGCCTCTGGCGAGAGGCGATGCAGCAGGCAGCTTGA
- a CDS encoding T6SS immunity protein Tdi1 domain-containing protein — MSRAFLSRNFDKPNGDMTAPHLKINHPVIQKMYQKYGICRSKDHFFRIVDPEEWQAHYMPWFLLMRDQEEVFEGPELYPFMTTAFGSVYVFANLPDEDLVGYIDITSNFHSMGDADSVFSGNLLDPIFRRFNLNGDLYEPLLKTEGEPDADECFGFFPPISLGGERELKSARRVKLREHLGFLAQASGLPDV, encoded by the coding sequence ATGTCACGCGCATTCCTTTCGAGAAACTTCGACAAACCGAACGGGGACATGACGGCCCCACACTTGAAGATCAATCATCCGGTGATCCAGAAGATGTACCAGAAGTATGGAATTTGCCGCTCGAAAGATCACTTCTTTCGAATTGTGGATCCGGAGGAATGGCAGGCGCACTATATGCCCTGGTTTCTCCTGATGCGCGACCAGGAGGAAGTCTTCGAAGGGCCGGAACTGTATCCATTCATGACCACGGCCTTCGGTTCCGTCTATGTCTTTGCGAATTTGCCCGATGAAGACCTGGTGGGTTATATCGATATCACCAGCAACTTCCACAGCATGGGCGACGCGGACTCCGTATTTTCGGGCAATCTGCTTGATCCGATCTTCCGTAGGTTCAATCTGAACGGCGACCTTTACGAACCGCTGTTGAAAACGGAAGGCGAGCCTGATGCGGACGAGTGTTTCGGATTTTTCCCGCCGATCTCACTGGGTGGGGAGAGGGAGCTCAAAAGTGCCAGGCGCGTCAAACTGCGTGAGCACCTGGGTTTCCTGGCCCAGGCATCAGGTCTACCAGACGTTTAG
- a CDS encoding eCIS core domain-containing protein, giving the protein MTFAHRPTTRKRAQPVAKLPLIPALSPAERQRSDARQALARHTARPVAAQRQAVQAPLRAATLDRQEAQRLQRERQVVQAQLRVLPAVSERPPVSVVRPVPAKPTTPAEWVTVLRHRAAAVEGQRLELQAFGEFQALQRQVAQTLAQGFRADRGDAQARYASYGEQLATLQRHALSAPVARVVLGMVPPVERLPLQRATDEALQRLQAQEQTALILEKAQALQRQLAELDAETTQPVLARIQARRGAGNPLPEAIRRHLERGLNHDLSRVRIHDDAEADKLAKGVNALAFTTGADIFFRSGHFNPNTQSGLELLAHEVTHTVQQSQGRVGSGVDPDAGLEHEARAMGAKLAQVMPSPKSLLPPVAHRSGPHVPGVYSTAAALGRVRAGAAGHTLLTPLRALQRHPDMTIQRSMVSDKLSELAGNIPGYQPLTMVLGFDPVAGKAVKTDPNALLTALGRFVPGPFKDMVKVVREQNLLGQAWTWFKGELGRLQLGRVITDLKAALTGLPNLVKARGILVAATNNVRVLVVQSARKLADIALTAITAGLGPAGKHIMAQLRQAGDVITQVLKNPGQFAKNLMGALKQGFMGFVGRSEQWIQKGLGDWLLGSADIQFPRNLNVQGVLMTALSIMDLGYDALRARLVKELGPGAEKKIAFLKKGGEALGQLKGNVGKAPEFKAVTGQLGGQVIGDITTEVTETLVKKGVQRVALMFNPAGAAIGAIMTAWSTIQTVIDKGKQIMGVIMDALSSVREIAAGNVAGAARYVEQTVGKALPVMFSFAANFLGIGNIGARLKQLVRGMRRKLGIDRLIDSVMARLKKLVGAGRQVAGQAVHAAQGMIRGIFSRKTFKAGKENHSIWFDTKSGKPQLWVASTPREARVQLHYAHREAGVNVRNSGGTVALGGRNYTEAVIDHERDQGEAKIAAALNALSGGNFRTLSTREKLNSYFKQLSGTHFNGIEQHFKVLFSVADAHQMSRSKLDKKTFYFNRKPSLNKKEYERQVGFANTELKGMSVELFLKRRTQTLLTNNIERGEMGVVENGRDYKENAAMSGIRKEAVGRLQVLITATKDGTVTPAEQTELGKTVKLLRDSLRSLRKYRNELAAKPNPGAEARKKIISLGDAITKIEGNLSRLDPAKISKLGKVAVRQVSASMVGALALLHSLDQIGGGSGLVFPGTGLDAYGIARVNSSIGATWKTLAVEIENYVRQKVSPGHYAAVSMSPITLSVR; this is encoded by the coding sequence ATGACGTTCGCTCACCGCCCCACCACCCGTAAGCGCGCCCAGCCGGTCGCGAAGCTGCCCTTGATCCCCGCCCTGTCTCCGGCAGAGCGGCAGCGCTCGGACGCCCGTCAGGCGCTGGCGCGTCACACGGCGCGTCCCGTCGCGGCGCAGCGGCAGGCGGTGCAGGCTCCCCTGAGGGCGGCCACGCTCGACCGTCAGGAAGCCCAGCGTCTTCAGCGGGAACGGCAGGTAGTGCAGGCACAGCTGAGGGTCCTGCCCGCCGTATCTGAACGGCCGCCTGTTTCGGTGGTCCGTCCCGTTCCGGCGAAACCCACAACCCCGGCCGAGTGGGTGACGGTGCTGCGTCACCGGGCCGCAGCCGTCGAGGGGCAGCGACTCGAATTGCAGGCGTTCGGTGAGTTTCAGGCCCTCCAACGGCAGGTGGCGCAGACCCTCGCACAGGGCTTCCGGGCAGACCGGGGCGATGCCCAGGCCCGCTACGCCAGCTACGGGGAGCAGCTCGCCACCCTGCAGCGCCATGCGCTCAGTGCTCCAGTCGCCCGCGTGGTGCTGGGGATGGTGCCACCAGTCGAACGGCTTCCACTTCAACGGGCCACCGACGAGGCCCTGCAGCGCCTTCAGGCCCAGGAGCAGACCGCTTTGATCCTCGAGAAGGCACAGGCTCTGCAACGGCAGCTGGCGGAACTCGACGCGGAGACTACGCAGCCCGTGCTGGCCCGTATCCAGGCCCGACGGGGCGCGGGCAATCCGTTACCCGAGGCGATCCGGCGGCACTTGGAGCGGGGCCTGAACCATGACCTGAGCCGCGTGCGGATTCACGACGACGCTGAAGCGGACAAGCTGGCCAAGGGCGTGAATGCGCTGGCGTTCACCACGGGGGCGGACATCTTCTTCCGCTCAGGTCACTTCAACCCGAACACGCAGTCGGGCCTGGAGCTCCTGGCACACGAGGTCACGCACACCGTGCAGCAGAGCCAGGGCCGCGTGGGCAGCGGCGTCGACCCGGACGCCGGGCTGGAACACGAAGCCCGCGCCATGGGAGCGAAACTCGCGCAGGTGATGCCCAGCCCGAAGAGTCTCCTGCCTCCGGTCGCGCACCGCAGTGGGCCGCACGTGCCCGGCGTCTACTCGACGGCCGCTGCGCTGGGCCGCGTGCGGGCTGGAGCGGCTGGGCACACCCTGCTCACGCCTTTACGGGCCCTGCAGCGGCACCCGGACATGACCATCCAGCGCAGCATGGTGAGCGACAAGCTCAGCGAACTGGCGGGCAACATTCCCGGCTACCAGCCCCTGACGATGGTCCTCGGCTTCGATCCCGTGGCCGGCAAGGCGGTCAAGACCGACCCGAACGCCCTCCTGACCGCCCTGGGGCGGTTCGTGCCTGGGCCCTTCAAGGACATGGTCAAGGTCGTGCGCGAGCAGAACCTGCTCGGCCAGGCCTGGACGTGGTTCAAGGGTGAACTGGGTCGACTTCAACTGGGCCGGGTGATCACAGACCTCAAGGCGGCCCTGACTGGCCTGCCGAACCTGGTCAAGGCCAGAGGCATTCTGGTGGCAGCCACCAATAACGTCAGGGTCCTGGTGGTGCAGTCCGCCCGCAAGCTGGCCGACATTGCCTTGACCGCCATCACCGCTGGGCTGGGTCCAGCGGGCAAGCACATCATGGCGCAGCTGCGACAGGCGGGGGACGTCATCACCCAGGTGCTGAAGAACCCCGGCCAGTTCGCCAAAAACTTGATGGGCGCCCTGAAGCAGGGCTTCATGGGCTTCGTGGGCCGGTCCGAACAGTGGATTCAGAAGGGGCTGGGTGACTGGTTGCTGGGCAGCGCCGACATCCAGTTCCCCAGGAACTTGAATGTCCAGGGCGTGTTGATGACGGCCCTGAGCATCATGGACCTGGGCTATGACGCGCTGCGCGCCCGTCTGGTCAAAGAGCTGGGCCCAGGCGCGGAGAAGAAGATCGCCTTCCTGAAGAAGGGCGGAGAGGCGCTGGGCCAGCTCAAAGGCAACGTCGGCAAGGCCCCGGAATTCAAGGCCGTGACCGGCCAGCTGGGCGGTCAGGTCATCGGCGACATCACGACCGAGGTGACCGAAACGCTGGTGAAAAAGGGTGTCCAGCGCGTGGCCTTGATGTTCAATCCGGCAGGCGCGGCGATCGGGGCCATCATGACGGCCTGGAGCACCATCCAGACCGTCATCGACAAGGGTAAGCAGATCATGGGCGTCATCATGGATGCCCTGAGCAGCGTCCGGGAGATCGCAGCCGGAAACGTGGCGGGCGCAGCCCGGTACGTGGAGCAGACGGTCGGCAAGGCGCTCCCTGTGATGTTCAGCTTCGCGGCGAACTTCCTGGGCATCGGCAATATCGGGGCGCGCCTCAAGCAGCTTGTGAGGGGCATGCGCCGGAAGCTGGGGATCGACCGGCTCATCGACAGCGTCATGGCGCGCCTGAAGAAGCTCGTGGGTGCCGGTCGGCAGGTGGCCGGACAGGCTGTCCATGCCGCTCAGGGCATGATCAGGGGCATCTTCAGCCGGAAGACCTTCAAGGCCGGCAAGGAGAACCACAGCATCTGGTTCGATACGAAGTCAGGCAAGCCTCAACTGTGGGTGGCCAGCACGCCCAGGGAAGCGCGCGTGCAGCTCCACTATGCCCACCGCGAAGCGGGCGTCAACGTCAGGAACTCGGGGGGCACGGTGGCATTGGGGGGTAGAAACTATACCGAAGCCGTCATCGATCATGAACGCGACCAGGGTGAGGCCAAGATTGCTGCCGCGTTGAACGCGCTCAGTGGCGGGAACTTCAGAACGCTGAGCACCAGGGAAAAATTGAACTCGTATTTCAAACAGCTCTCTGGTACCCACTTCAATGGCATCGAGCAGCACTTCAAAGTGCTCTTCAGCGTCGCCGATGCCCATCAGATGAGTAGATCGAAGCTGGACAAGAAGACATTCTACTTCAACCGGAAGCCCAGCCTGAACAAGAAAGAGTACGAGAGACAGGTCGGTTTCGCCAACACGGAACTGAAGGGCATGAGTGTGGAACTGTTCCTCAAGCGGCGCACGCAGACGCTGCTCACCAACAACATTGAGCGCGGCGAAATGGGTGTGGTCGAGAACGGCCGGGACTACAAGGAGAACGCGGCCATGAGCGGCATCCGGAAAGAAGCGGTGGGTCGCCTTCAGGTGCTCATTACCGCGACGAAAGATGGGACGGTCACCCCGGCTGAACAGACGGAGCTGGGGAAAACAGTCAAGTTGCTCAGAGACTCCCTGCGGAGTCTCAGGAAATACCGGAACGAGCTGGCAGCCAAGCCCAATCCGGGTGCGGAGGCCCGCAAGAAGATCATCTCGCTGGGTGACGCCATCACCAAGATCGAGGGGAATCTCTCGAGACTCGATCCGGCAAAAATCAGCAAGCTGGGGAAAGTGGCGGTGCGCCAGGTCTCGGCTTCCATGGTCGGCGCACTCGCGCTGCTGCACTCTCTGGACCAGATCGGCGGCGGTTCGGGACTGGTGTTTCCTGGCACTGGTCTGGACGCCTACGGCATCGCGCGGGTGAATTCCTCCATCGGCGCGACCTGGAAAACCCTGGCCGTCGAAATTGAGAATTACGTTCGCCAGAAGGTGTCGCCTGGCCACTACGCGGCGGTCAGCATGTCGCCCATCACCCTCTCTGTTCGCTGA